The sequence CCCGGTCAACTTCAACCACCACTGTCGTGCCTTCAACCGCAACGATCTTGCCGTGCAGGCCACCGATGGTAACCACGTTGTCTCCCTTTTTCAGGTTGTTGACGAAATTCTTCTGGTCTTTCTGTTTTTGTTGTTGCGGCCGGATCATGAAAAAATACATGACCCCCAACACGCCAATCCAAAGCGCAATGGTGAAATATTGCGAGCCCTGAGCCTGCAAGAGAAGTGAAAGCATGGTTGTTGAAAAATAAACGCCCGGCTACCAACGTAGCAGCCGGGCGCGTTTGAATTACTTGGTCGAGGCGGTTTCCGTTGGTTTCGGATTCACCAAGACCTTAAAGGCGATGTCGGTCATAGCCGGTTCGGTGTTGGCGTAGACCGTTACGGTCTTGCGCTGCTCACCCTGTTTACCGCGGCTGTTGAAACGTACCCGGATCGACGATTCTTCACCGGGCGCAACGGGCGTGCGTGGCCAATCAGGCGTGGTGCAGCCGCACGATGCCGTAATGTTGTTGATCACCAGCGGCAACTCGCCCTTATTGACAAATTTGTAAATGTGCTCGACGGTATCGCCTTCGGTAATGGTACCAAAATCGTGCAGGTCTTTTTCCTGAAACTCGATTTTGGCCGCCTTTCCCTTGATGGTGTTAGCCTCACCAACCGGTTGCCCATTAGCATCGCGGCGGTTGCTGCATCCGGTACTTCCCAACACTAAACCCATGGCCAGCCACAGCGACAGGTTGACAATCGTATGCTTGAGAATCATTGATTTTGGGTCAAAAATGGGTTAAAACAGCGTTGACGTGTCGATGACTGGGTAGCCCCGGCCCATGAACGTTGCCTGGTAAGCCCTTTTCGAGTTAGGCGCCCTGTTGTTTGATCTGAGCCATGAGCCGGTCGACGTCTTCGAGCAGGCGTTCGGCCTTCTCGCGGGCATCATTTACAACGCGCTGCCCTTCCGACTTCTGGAAGTTTTCGGGCAAATCGGCGGAGTTTAATAGATCGTTGAGCAACTGTTCCAACTGTTCGCGATACTTCGATAGCCGGTACGACAACCGATCGCGGGTAACTGTTCCTTTTTCGGGCGCATAAAGCAACCCCAAAATGGCACCTGTGGTAATTCCACTCAGAAAAAAGGCTAAATCACGGCCTGATCTGCTCATAAATTTAGTTTGGTAGTTTTCAGTTTACGAGTTTTCAGTTTATACCTCGTTGCAGCCCCCGACGGGTCGGCGCATGCAAACCGATCAACTAAAAACTGAAAACTCATTTATTGTCCAACAGCCCACGGCCACTCTTACGAAGTTTACCGCTGGCACTCAGTTTGGCAGACAAGTTATCTAAAATTCCATTGACAAACGTACCACTTTTAGGGGTGCTATACGTCTTCGCTAGGT comes from Fibrella aestuarina BUZ 2 and encodes:
- the yajC gene encoding preprotein translocase subunit YajC produces the protein MLSLLLQAQGSQYFTIALWIGVLGVMYFFMIRPQQQKQKDQKNFVNNLKKGDNVVTIGGLHGKIVAVEGTTVVVEVDRGVKLTFEKSAISREATTKTEPEKAA
- a CDS encoding DUF1573 domain-containing protein, giving the protein MILKHTIVNLSLWLAMGLVLGSTGCSNRRDANGQPVGEANTIKGKAAKIEFQEKDLHDFGTITEGDTVEHIYKFVNKGELPLVINNITASCGCTTPDWPRTPVAPGEESSIRVRFNSRGKQGEQRKTVTVYANTEPAMTDIAFKVLVNPKPTETASTK
- a CDS encoding YtxH domain-containing protein: MSRSGRDLAFFLSGITTGAILGLLYAPEKGTVTRDRLSYRLSKYREQLEQLLNDLLNSADLPENFQKSEGQRVVNDAREKAERLLEDVDRLMAQIKQQGA